The following coding sequences lie in one Arachis ipaensis cultivar K30076 chromosome B05, Araip1.1, whole genome shotgun sequence genomic window:
- the LOC107640758 gene encoding uncharacterized protein LOC107640758 yields MGKRGTRLPGFCLNRIRPHARMRSPPIIQEAKKNDDSSATKTGDQNTKNENSSGSCEETPKEEAKAGVVIGRKIMIVVDSSLEAKGAVQWALTHTVQNQDKIILLHVIKPSNKQATEVESSKERAPRAYELACSFKSMCNVKRPEIWGFGMNGMLVGLLVLGQKKRSTTWRLVMMWAGQRVNGGVVDYCIQNAHCMAIAVRRKSSKIGGYMITTKRHKDFWLLA; encoded by the exons ATGGGAAAGAGAGGAACAAGGTTACCAGGCTTTTGCCTGAACAGAATTAGGCCTCATGCTCGAATGCGATCACCCCCGATAATACAAGAAGCCAAGAAGAACGATGACTCGAGTGCCACAAAAACCGGTGATCAGAATACAAAGAATGAGAATTCTAGCGGCAGTTGTGAGGAGACACCAAAGGAAGAAGCGAAAGCCGGGGTTGTAATTGGTCGGAAGATTATGATTGTGGTTGATTCTAGCCTTGAAGCTAAAGGTGCTGTCCAATGGGCTCTAACTCACACGGTTCAGAACCAGGACAAAATTATTCTTCTTCATGTGATCAAGCCTTCTAATAAACAAG CCACTGAAGTAGAATCCAGCAAGGAGAGAGCTCCAAGGGCTTATGAACTTGCTTGTTCTTTTAAGAGCATGTGCAATGTGAAGAGGCCGGAG ATTTGGG GATTTGGAATGAATGGAATGTTAGTGGGGCTTCTAGTATTGGGGCAGAAGAAGAGGTCCACAACGTGGAGACTAGTGATGATGTGGGCAGGGCAGAGAGTGAACGGTGGGGTGGTGGATTACTGCATTCAGAATGCACATTGCATGGCCATTGCTGTCCGCAGAAAAAGCAGTAAGATTGGTGGCTACATGATTACCACTAAGCGCCACAAGGATTTCTGGCTCTTAGCTTAG